A stretch of Edaphobacter lichenicola DNA encodes these proteins:
- the trxA gene encoding thioredoxin, with protein sequence MAGQFITEVNDATFEKDVLQSTEPVLVDFWAAWCGPCRALAPVVDEVATHYQGKLKVMKMDVDSNTATPMRYGIRGIPALLIFKDGKVAEQIVGFVPKDTIDKSVNKVLA encoded by the coding sequence ATGGCAGGACAGTTCATCACCGAAGTAAATGATGCAACTTTTGAAAAAGATGTTCTTCAGTCGACAGAGCCTGTTCTCGTCGATTTTTGGGCCGCATGGTGCGGGCCCTGTCGCGCTCTCGCGCCGGTTGTCGACGAGGTTGCCACGCACTATCAGGGCAAGCTCAAGGTCATGAAGATGGACGTTGACTCCAACACTGCAACCCCGATGCGTTATGGCATCCGCGGAATTCCCGCCCTGCTCATCTTCAAGGATGGCAAGGTCGCCGAGCAGATTGTTGGCTTCGTTCCCAAGGACACCATCGACAAGTCCGTGAATAAGGTTCTGGCGTAA